One genomic region from Neospora caninum Liverpool complete genome, chromosome V encodes:
- a CDS encoding putative DEAD/DEAH box helicase domain-containing protein produces MTSLSNRLYGNDSDFWTSDDELDETEDLPPVPSPRSSSFACVAGAQPEGTAPDKGDFAFPLLSSPLAFASVPAKRLEAEWRPEDDEFLKRTFGFLDAEDACPAPAEGCELNSATASLCGRLSSSPGPRAQSGVAGEGEDEVKSLVGLRFIPSRSPAERLPEKVAASWEGEAEEGGLPLETGESANAHQPQTHADAEALSPRLLSPPFPAEGDADKAVGPNFFFFPPLDSLASSLLFGGTAAADQQSRDAPLAPLVEILPPRLAQSSPRLEGNDDEARLAATAAAVTASLSLSTTSRGSPVQSPKAAGRGLLSPLSAHAGAELGNRPGAEAGDGEKVSFPLEEEARKALHPQDGASATPVGKDPVKRQFIRKRWCVEDNSSDVSLFRRRVQAARRERARMAASAGNVETPEREACGDAGGVGALAEGEETDAVDPEVLLDGLDDATRAWLAAIPQEPGDLSPLQVPLALEFPFPLDDFQKRAILHLEKYQTVFVAAHTSAGKTVVAEYAIALAVRRNRRCIYTSPLKALSNQKYREFRLKFPSVGIVTGDVCINPDANCLIVTTEILRSLLYLGDALIGQVDSVIFDEAHYINDIERGVVWEEAIILLPKEVNMILLSATLPNYRQFADWIGAVKQREVFTLSTDRRPTPLRHFLFFHDKAFLLMDAKGRFQAGAYNEAFKHVRDKGNPPAARKPPLNNAPQRGRGGARGGARATSVQDGAHQSSKGVYQTAEAKLKTEIHRLQGMIAKLEKDNELPVVVFCFSRRKCETYAQAMRKLNVVLSHNDRSKIHLFVKDCLMALSPADRELPQIRFVCSLVQRGVGIHHGGLLPIIKEMVEILFQRGLVRVLFATETLAIGLNMPARSVVFSALKKHDGQRSRMLLASEYTQMAGRAGRRGIDTFGHVYIFCSDDIPDPKALRELPEVRCVSGEPEIEELADWEDRNRGIAEEMHMKVWQHKAAAASVFSFGRVCFVHSLWSGLKTSCPAIFLNVDFRPLVPSSPPTFRMLVLLPPWVNAASLEEASRGLGRRGDSVEMICEEVVKCPVGVSKNVTNLTFGPEDSQLLGMLAQDLERLASGQKSGECAQGAAGNAPGTALTPLSFSKPLKQLEVGFVSTLLLQKDLFSKIRQNKCFACPLRETHMQLTSRKRELMDEIAEISSQLHEESLDLYPEMQARLTVLKKLKLIDEDSGTLTVKGRVACQVMSGDELTLTEFIFQGGLENLEPEEIAAVLSAFVAPDGPVEQVPAPTAGIQRARDQAEEIHVAILKLQANSGVRVNAEDWWKLCNFSLSLVAYDWANGVSFGDIMQKTNAQEGSIVRAILRLDELLRKIRQAAVLIGDPDLGAKLQLTSDRIRRDIVFAMSLYLQ; encoded by the exons ATGACCAGTCTTTCGAATCGCCTGTACGGCAACGACTCCGATTTTTGGACTTCGGACGATGAACTGGACGAGACGGAGGATCTCCCCCCAGTCCCTTCGCCccggtcttcttccttcgcgtgTGTCGCTGGGGCGCAGCCTGAAGGCACGGCCCCTGACAAGGGAGATTTTGCCTTTccgctgctctcctctcctctcgcgttcgcgtctgTCCCTGCGAAACGACTCGAGGCGGAGTGGAGGCCCGAAGACGACGAGTTCCTCAAAAGAACCTTCGGCTTCCTCGATGCTGAAGACGCCTGCCCGGCCCCAGCCGAAGGGTGCGAACTGAACAGTGCTACCGCTTCTTTGTGCGGACGGCTATCTTCCTCGCCAGGACCGCGCGCGCAGTCTGGGGTAgcgggcgagggcgaagacgaggtgAAGAGTCTTGTCGGGCTGCGTTTCATcccttcgcgttcgcctgCCGAGAGGCTCCCAGAGAAGGTTGCCGCCTcctgggaaggcgaggcagaggagggcGGTCTTCCcctggagacaggcgagTCCGCAAACGCCCACCAACcccaaacgcatgcagacgcagaggcgctctcgccgcgcctgctgtctccgcccttcccggcggaaggcgacgccgacaAGGCGGTGGGTCCAaactttttcttctttccgcccctcgactctctcgcctcctcgctgctcttCGGAGGGACAGCCGCTGCGGACCAACAGTcccgcgacgcgccgctcgcaCCCCTCGTGGAGATCCTCccgccccgcctcgcccaGAGCAGTCCCCGGCTGGAGGGGAAcgacgacgaggcgcgcctcgcggcgacagcggcggccgtcacggcctctctctcgctctcaaCGACGTCTCGAGGCTCGCCTGTGCAGTCGCCCAAGGCTGCCGGTCGAGGCCTCTTGTCGCCACTcagtgcgcatgcaggcgcagAGCTTGGAAACCGGCCAGGAGCAGAAGCCGGGGATGGCGAGAAGGTCAGTTTTCCgttggaagaagaagcgaggaaggcgcttCACCCCCAAGACGGCGCGTCTGCCACACCCGTTGGGAAAGACCCTGTGAAGCGCCAGTTTATTCGCAAACGCTGGTGCGTTGAAGACAACTCCAGCgacgtctcgctctttcggCGGCGCgtgcaggcggcgcggcgagagcgcgccCGGATGGCTGCTTCCGCTGGAAACgtggagacaccggagagagaggcatgtGGGGACGCTGGCGGGGTGGGCGCGCTtgccgagggcgaggagacagacgcggtGGATCCGGAAGTCCTCTTGGACGGCCTCGACGATGCCACGAGGGCGTGGCTAGCTGCCATTCCGCAAGAACCTGGAGACCTGTCTCCCCTCCAGGTTCCACTGGCTCTCGAGTTTCCCTTCCCCCTCGACGACTTCCAGAAACGGGCGATTCTCCACCTCGAAAAATACCAAaccgtcttcgtcgctgccCACACCAGTGCAG GGAAGACGGTCGTTGCAGAGTACGCGATTGCGTTGGCGGTTCGGCGGAATCGgcggtgtatatacacctcGCCTCTGAAGGCTCTCAGCAACCAAAAATATCGCGAGTTCCGTTTGAAGTTTCCGTCCGTCGGCATTGTCACGGGAGACGTGTGCATCAATCCGGATGCAAACTGTCTCATTGTCACAACGGAGATTCTGCGAAGCCTCCTTTACCT CGGCGATGCCTTGATCGGGCAAGTGGATAGCGTGATCTTCGACGAGGCGCACTACATCAACGATATTGAACGCGGCGTTGTGTGGGAGGAGGCGATTATTCTTCTTCCAAAGGAG GTGAACAtgattcttctctctgcgacgCTGCCGAACTACCGCCAGTTCGCGGACTGGATCGGCGCGgtgaaacagagagaagttTTCACGCTGTCGACGGACCGCCGCCCGACACCGCTTCGgcacttcctcttcttccacgacAAGGCGTTTCTCCTCATGGACGCGAAGGGCCGGTTTCAAGCGGGG GCGTACAACGAAGCCTTCAAGCACGTCCGGGACAAGGGAAATCCTCCCGCTGCGCGGAAACCGCCGCTGAACAATgcgccgcagagaggccgcggcggggctcgaggcggcgcgcgcgcgacgtCGGTTCAAGACGGCGCGCACCAGAGCAGCAAGGGCGTTTACCAGACTGCCGAGGCAAAGTTGAAGACGGAGATCCACCGACTCCAGGGCATGATCGCGAAACTCGAGAAA GACAACGAGCTCCCggtcgtcgtcttctgcttcagcCGGCGCAAGTGCGAAACCTACGCTCAGGCGATGCGGAAACTCAACGTCGTTCTCTCGCACAACGACCGATCCAAAATTCATCTCTTTGTCAAG GACTGTTTGATggcgctgtcgcctgcggATCGTGAGCTGCCGCAAATTCGCTTCGTCTGCAGTCTCGTCCAGCGAGGCGTCGGCATCCATCACGGCGGCCTCCTGCCGATCATCAAGGAAATG GTGGAGATTCTCTTTCAGCGCGGGCTCGTGCGCGTGCTGTTCGCAACCGAGACGCTGGCGATCGGCCTTAACATGCCTGCTCGGTCGGTCGTTTTCTCGGCTTTGAAGAAACACGACGGCCAGAGATCGCGCatgcttctcgcttccgaATACACCCAG aTGGCCGGTCGAGCAGGTCGGCGCGGCATTGACACATTCGGCCACGTCTACATCTTCTGTTCAGACGACATACCCGACCCAAAG GCGCTCCGCGAACTACCAGAGGTTCGCTGTGTTTCTGGGGAACCTGAGATCGAAGAGCTAGCAGACTGGGAGGATCGAAATCGTGGCATTGCCGAGGAAATGCACAT GAAAGTGTGGCAACACAAGGCAGCAGCGGCTTCCGTGTTCTCTTTCGGCCGTGTTTGTTTCGTCCACTCCCTCTGGTCGGGCTTGAAAACGTCCTGTCCGGCTATCTTTCTGAACGTTGATTTTCGCCCACTGGTCCCCAGCA GTCCGCCGACCTTCCGCATGCTGGTGTTGCTCCCCCCGTGGGTCAATGCGGCGAGTTTGGAGGAGGCGAGTCGGGGCctgggaaggcgcggcgacagcg TGGAGATGATTTGCGAGGAAGTTGTCAAGTGccccgtcggcgtctccaaAAACGTGACAAATTTAACTTTCGGCCCGGAAGACTCTCAGCTCCTCGGGATGCTCGCGCAA GATCTCGAGAGACTTGCAAGTGGTCAGAAGAGCGGAGAATGCGCGCAAGGGGCCGCAGGAAATGCGCCCGGAACTGCGTTGACGCCGCTGTCCTTCTCAAAGCCTCTCAAGCAGCTCGAGGTTGGATTCGTCTCCACGCTGCTTCTCCAAAAAGACCTATTCTCGAAAATTCGACAAAATAAATGCTTCGCGTGTCCCCTCAGAGAAACGCACATGCAACTCACCTCCCGCAAGAGAGAG CTGATGGACGAGATCGCAGAGATTTCCAGTCAGTTGCACGAGGAATCCCTCGACCTCTATCCGGAGATGCAAGCTCGACTCACGGTTCTCAAGAAGCTGAAACTCATCGACGAGGACTCCGGAACTCTCACCGTCAAA GGTCGTGTCGCATGCCAGGTGATGTCGGGCGACGAGCTCACACTGACGGAGTTTATCTTCCAAGGTGGTTTGGAG AATCTCGAACCGGAAGAAATTGcggctgttctctctgcatttgTTGCACCGGATGGACCCGTCGAGCAAGTCCCTGCGCCAACGGCCGGCATTCAGCGAGCGCGAGATCAG GCAGAAGAGATTCACGTCGCGATTTTGAAGCTTCAGGCAAACTCGGGTGTTCGCGTAAATGCCGAAGATTGGTGGAAGCTCTGCaacttctccctctctttg GTGGCTTATGATTGGGCGAATGGTGTCAGTTTTGGCGACATCATGCAGAAGACAAACGCGCAA GAAGGTTCGATCGTTCGCGCAATTCTCCGCCTCGACGAGCTGTTGAGGAAG ATTCGACAAGCAGCCGTTTTGATTGGGGATCCTGATCTCGGCGCCAAGTTACAGCTGACTTCCGATCGCATTCGCCGAGACATCGTTTTCGCCATGTCTCTTTACCTTCAGTAG